Part of the Geobacter pickeringii genome, GGAGCGAATCAATGCCGAGGCTGCACTCAAGCGCAACATCCTAAAATTCAAAGAGTTTTTTTCAGGGATCGAGGACGAGTATCTCCGGGAGCGGTGTGGTGATATCGAAACCGTCGCCGAGCGCCTGCTCCGGAATATGATCGGCACCCGCCATGAACCGATCGCAAGCATCGAGGGGGGGAAGATGGTCGTCATCGCCCATGACCTCTCCCCGACCGATGTCCTCCAGATCGACAAGAGTAAGGTTGTTGGCTTTGTCACCGACCTCGGGGGAAAAACCTCCCACACCTCCATCCTGGCGCGGGCGCTGGAGATCCCGGCCGTCGTCGGTCTGGAAACGGTCACCGCCGAAGAGATCGACGGTCTCCCGGTCATCGTCGACGGCACCGCCGGAACCGTGGTCGTCAATCCCGACCAGGAGACCTTCCGCGACTATCTCAGACGCAAGCAACATTATGAATATCTTGAGCGGGAGTTCCTGAAGCTCCGCGACATGCCTGCTGAGACCCCGGACGGTCACCGCATCGCCCTGATGGGGAACGTGGAGTTTATCGAGGAGATCCCTTCGCTGAAAGGGCACGGAGGGGAGGGGGTCGGCCTCTACCGGACCGAGATGCTGTACATGAACCGGCAGGGACTTCCCGATGAGGAAGAGCAGTATCTCGTTTATTCCGCCATCGTCGAGAAGATGGCGCCATTGCCGGTCACCATCCGGACCCTGGACGTGGGGGGAGATAAGTTTGCCGCCGACCTTCATCTCGAAGACGAGATGAACCCCGCCTTGGGGCTGCGCGCCATTCGCCTCTCGCTCCGCAAGCCTGAAGTGTTCAAGACGCAGCTCCGGGCAATTCTGCGGGCGAGCGTCCGGGGCAGGGTGAGGCTATTCTTCCCGATGATTTCTGGCATTGAGGAGGTGCGGAGCGCCCGGCGGCTCCTCGACGAGGCGAAGGAGGAGCTCCGGCAGGCCGGGCTTCCCTTCGATGACGGGATCGAGGTCGGGATCATGATCGAGATCCC contains:
- the ptsP gene encoding phosphoenolpyruvate--protein phosphotransferase — translated: MDSVRSDSRIFRGIGASPGIAIGTVRMTDRGRVVVAETAIAPEEVPHEVERFTAALSKARADLSSLKQQFASTHGPEHLYVIDTHLLILEDGMLIQGTVELIERERINAEAALKRNILKFKEFFSGIEDEYLRERCGDIETVAERLLRNMIGTRHEPIASIEGGKMVVIAHDLSPTDVLQIDKSKVVGFVTDLGGKTSHTSILARALEIPAVVGLETVTAEEIDGLPVIVDGTAGTVVVNPDQETFRDYLRRKQHYEYLEREFLKLRDMPAETPDGHRIALMGNVEFIEEIPSLKGHGGEGVGLYRTEMLYMNRQGLPDEEEQYLVYSAIVEKMAPLPVTIRTLDVGGDKFAADLHLEDEMNPALGLRAIRLSLRKPEVFKTQLRAILRASVRGRVRLFFPMISGIEEVRSARRLLDEAKEELRQAGLPFDDGIEVGIMIEIPSAVVIADLLAREVDFFSIGTNDLIQYSLAIDRTNEHLAHLYQPLHPAILRSLKMVVDAAHAAGIRVCMCGEMAGEAAYLPVLLGLGFDELSMTSVSIPRVKKILRRASRADAGRLVARALSYSTAAEVENFLKGEISARFSESFD